The genomic interval ACTTCCAGGAATTCATGATAGTCGGCAATTGCGTGTATTACATCTTTAACATCGTATGGTTTGTTAGGACTTTCTGGAATTATTTCGTTTAGCGAGTCTTCGAGTCTGTCGATCGGATCGTCACACACCGAAAGCGGGGGATCCTCAAGATTATTCTGAGGCATGTAACTTAATAGTTTTCTTATAAGCAGAATTCCTTCCTGCTCGTCATCTGCTACAAAATGTGTAACTCCGGATTTAGAACCGTGAACCATAGCACCGCCGAGCTCTTCGTCGGTAACTACTTCACCGGTTACGGTTTTAACTACTTTGGGCCCGGTTACAAACATATAGCTAGTGCCTTTGGACATAATCGTAAAATCGGTTAGAGCCGGTGAGTAGACGGCTCCACCGGCACAAGGACCAAAGATCGCGGATATCTGAGGTATTAAACCGGAAGCCATAATATTGCGCTGAAATATATCGGCATAACCTCCAAGACTTTTAACTCCCTCCTGAATTCTGGCGCCGCCGCTGTCGTTTATTCCGATTAGCGGAGCTCCTACTTTCATTGCCTTGTCCATCACCTTACAAATTTTCTGAGCGTACATCTCGGAAAGTGATCCGCCGAAAACAGTAAAGTCCTGTGAAAACACATAAACAAGACGTCCGTCTATCGTACCGTAACCTGTAACAACTCCGTCTGATAGATAAGTCTGCTTATCGAGACCGAAATCGACTGTCCGGTGGGAAACGAACATATCAAACTCCTCGAAGCTGCCTTCATCGAGAAGCATATCGATTCTTTCCCTTGCAGTAAATTTTCCTTTTTGATGTTGCGATTCAATTCTTTTTTCACCGCCGCCCAGCCGCGCTTTAGCGCGCATATCCATCAACTCTTTGATCTTGTCCTGTAATGCCATTATTGTTCCTCAGTTGAACGTTTTATTTGCTGTTTATTAAATGTGAGTTACGGATGTTCGCATAACTCAGTTAATACCCCGTTTGTAGATTTCGGATGAAGAAATGCAATATTCAATCCTTCAGCTCCTTTGCGGGGCTCTTTATCAATTAATTGAATCCCCTTCGACTCGATCTCTTTCAATGCGTCTTTAAGATTCTCCGTGGCGAAAGCTATATGATGTATTCCTTCGCCTTTTTTTTCTATGAACTTACCGATCGGTCCGTCGGATTCTGTTGATTCAAGTAGCTCGATTTTTGTCTGGCCAACCATGAAAAATGCCGTTTTCACTTTTTGATCTTTTACCTCT from Melioribacteraceae bacterium carries:
- a CDS encoding acyl-CoA carboxylase subunit beta; its protein translation is MALQDKIKELMDMRAKARLGGGEKRIESQHQKGKFTARERIDMLLDEGSFEEFDMFVSHRTVDFGLDKQTYLSDGVVTGYGTIDGRLVYVFSQDFTVFGGSLSEMYAQKICKVMDKAMKVGAPLIGINDSGGARIQEGVKSLGGYADIFQRNIMASGLIPQISAIFGPCAGGAVYSPALTDFTIMSKGTSYMFVTGPKVVKTVTGEVVTDEELGGAMVHGSKSGVTHFVADDEQEGILLIRKLLSYMPQNNLEDPPLSVCDDPIDRLEDSLNEIIPESPNKPYDVKDVIHAIADYHEFLEVQRHYAPNIVTGFARFNGMPVGIVANQPNYLAGVLDINSSRKAGRFVRYCDAFNIPIVTLVDVPGFLPGTAQEYGGIILHGAKLLFAYGEATVPKVTIILRKAYGGAYDVMGSKHLRGDINYAWPTAEIAVMGPRGAIEVLHQKEISEIKDDQEKVKFINEKEEQYRNKFATPYVAAKYGYIDDVIEPRNTRFRVIRALQSLATKKDLNPPKKHSNIPL
- the mce gene encoding methylmalonyl-CoA epimerase — protein: MELKYIEHIGIAVKNLDESIKYYENVLGLKCYSVEEVKDQKVKTAFFMVGQTKIELLESTESDGPIGKFIEKKGEGIHHIAFATENLKDALKEIESKGIQLIDKEPRKGAEGLNIAFLHPKSTNGVLTELCEHP